CCAATTCGAGAGAGTGATAACAAACCAACGATTTGCCGAATGTAGCCTCAGATCTTTCGCCCATTACTTTCGTGTCAGACTGAATCATGTTTTTCAGTATATCATTGTTGAATACTGATATCCTTGGAAGAATACCATGGTCCATGTTCATCGGTCCAAGGTCGGCATTGTCCAGATAGAAAACCTGAAAAAACAAGTATTAGTTAAACGTACTGAACTATCCGTTCGAAAGAAAAATGTTATGTGGATAGCATTGTTAACCCGTACCTGTAAGAACAATGTACATCATGTTATGTAGCTTATGTTGCTCCCATTGCTCAACTCATTCTTTATCCTCGTTGTTGCTTGACAAAGTGCATCGAGGACAAATTCTCCCCAGTTCCAACACTTTAAGTCATCGGTGTTTTCTAGTGCGTGCCAATACGCAAAGGTGCCGTAATCGTGCTTGCTAGTAGGTGCAAGTAGATGCCCAACTATGAAGATGATAAAAGCTGTCTTGAACACTTTTATTTCCTCTTGTGACATTGGGTTCCTGTACTGCCTCTAGTATTTTTTGTGCAGCCTTGAGGCTATGACCATCCTTCTTCTCCATGCCTAAACGCTTCCTAATCAAATAAACTATGCCCTGCTTGCCATCAGAAATCTTTTCTAGGACCCTCCTTCCCGAGCATGGGATGCCGAAAACGTTTTTCACATCTTTAGGGCTCATTTTGTACTGCCTACTTTCATCTATAATTATCATACGTCTAATCTCATCAATTTTGCTCAGTAACCACACTGAAAACTTCAAGTTCAATTTGTTCAGCAAAGGAAATTTCAGTAAACCTTCAAACCCCATTTCGGTAACAATTTTCCTTTTGAAATCATCAAAGGAGGATATGACCTTGAATACGAATTTGGTGGAGCACCTGGATGTCGGACAGCTGCCATCGCTGCGTTCAAACTCCTCATCTGAAAATTCTGGTATATCCATGATTTGTTCAATACAAGTCCACAATCCTATCAACAAAAATCAGAGATGTATAAGTGTGGTTATTCATTTGTTCTCGAGTTTATTTATAGAGCAAAAACGTATTATTCTGGATACACAGAGTTTATTTATAAAGCAAAAAAAGGTTTTATTCTTAGTACTTTTCGGCCCATAATGTCGGACATTTTCGGCCCATTTCTCCCATAATTTACAAGTGTATACCGTCATGTATATTTTCACTAGCCCAACtactcgagcctcttcttcgtcgcccAACTACACTCGTATCCATGTACACAAAACAGAATGAAGAATACTGATAGAACAGCATGAGCTACAGCTAGCTAGAACCGGCAAGAACAGAGAAAGAATAACACCCATAATTACGGACA
This DNA window, taken from Triticum aestivum cultivar Chinese Spring unplaced genomic scaffold, IWGSC CS RefSeq v2.1 scaffold118245, whole genome shotgun sequence, encodes the following:
- the LOC123176675 gene encoding uncharacterized protein — translated: MGFEGLLKFPLLNKLNLKFSVWLLSKIDEIRRMIIIDESRQYKMSPKDVKNVFGIPCSGRRVLEKISDGKQGIVYLIRKRLGMEKKDGHSLKAAQKILEAVFYLDNADLGPMNMDHGILPRISVFNNDILKNMIQSDTKVMGERSEATFGKSLPRSSVNRTTDGEIWTAAYKLAEDMRLPIMCGAGIYRELMTHNQRCVERLNKIVEYETVQLIGKLGAIGKQWRHVDSSTKDGTLHDTYEQDRDAGRNRNTSNNSGSLSTRDSKQRDMHNGSAFNISVFSSKGTVHRTT